In Gemmatimonadota bacterium, a single window of DNA contains:
- a CDS encoding Bax inhibitor-1/YccA family protein has translation MGISARPYPGVVVRTGAERATLVRRTYSLVFASILVTIAGAAFAMSQPAIMQSVARHPFITMIGMFAPLMLALKFREAFPANLGLVFLFTFVEGLAISPILYVYGRNSPGVIGQAGMLTASAFGVLTLYAFVSRRDFSAMGAFFTVGLWVLIATSLLNLFFQNQTASLWLAGATVLVFSGLLVFDTWRLRNVFGPEDYVQAAVTIYLDLLNMFLAILSLLGGRRE, from the coding sequence ATGGGCATTTCTGCCCGCCCGTATCCGGGCGTCGTAGTCCGCACCGGGGCCGAGCGCGCGACGCTCGTGCGCCGGACCTACAGCCTCGTCTTTGCCAGCATCCTGGTGACGATCGCCGGCGCCGCCTTTGCCATGTCGCAGCCCGCGATCATGCAGAGCGTCGCGCGGCATCCGTTCATCACGATGATCGGCATGTTTGCGCCGCTCATGCTGGCGCTCAAGTTCCGCGAGGCCTTCCCGGCGAACCTCGGCCTGGTCTTCCTGTTCACCTTCGTGGAAGGGTTGGCCATCTCGCCCATCCTGTACGTCTACGGGCGCAACAGCCCTGGGGTGATCGGCCAGGCGGGGATGCTCACCGCCAGCGCCTTCGGTGTCCTGACGCTCTACGCCTTCGTCTCCCGCCGCGACTTCTCGGCGATGGGGGCGTTCTTCACCGTCGGGCTGTGGGTCCTCATCGCCACGTCGCTGCTGAACCTCTTCTTCCAGAACCAGACGGCGTCGCTCTGGCTGGCTGGCGCGACGGTGCTCGTCTTCAGCGGGCTCCTGGTCTTCGACACCTGGCGCCTGCGGAACGTCTTCGGCCCCGAGGACTACGTCCAGGCCGCGGTCACGATCTATCTCGACCTGCTCAACATGTTCCTCGCGATCCTCAGCCTGCTCGGCGGGCGGCGCGAGTAA
- a CDS encoding amidase, giving the protein MSALTPFTDLQDIAKAVTHRQASPVELVREILDAIGRHNPSLNAYITVSGEAALEAAERVEKLVAAKKDPGPLAGVPIAIKDLILTSDAPTTAGSRVFGDGIPAGDEATVVKRLRKAGAIIIGKTNLHEVALGVTSANEHFGPARNPWNAEHVAGGSSGGSASAVAAGLCAASIGTDTRGSIRIPAACCGVTGFKPTYGLLPNDGIVPLSPSLDHVGPITHTVADAALLVAVMTGTKPGLERFVKALRTSSKGIVLGVSEYHLRDLDGEIGKAIDKALKVLRPLVKDIRDVDIPALDGAQEASGIITASEAIAYHDRYLKHNPAAYGPLVRKRLEGGYKHSALDYLNAMAKREAVRAAFAQTFTEVDVLVGATLPALPPRVDEDFVHIDGKEENTVEAFTRFNAPQNLAGLPAISVPCGLAKGLPIGLQFFGPEGGDEVVLTMASAFQRETHWHQRRPPIAR; this is encoded by the coding sequence GCGCGAGATCCTCGATGCCATCGGCCGCCACAATCCCTCGCTCAACGCCTACATCACGGTGAGCGGCGAGGCGGCCCTCGAGGCCGCCGAGCGCGTGGAGAAGCTGGTCGCGGCGAAGAAGGACCCCGGCCCGTTGGCCGGCGTCCCGATCGCCATCAAGGACCTGATCCTCACGAGCGACGCGCCGACCACGGCGGGCTCCCGGGTCTTTGGCGACGGGATCCCGGCGGGCGACGAGGCGACGGTGGTCAAGCGCCTGCGCAAGGCGGGCGCGATCATCATCGGCAAGACCAACCTGCACGAGGTGGCGTTAGGCGTCACCTCGGCCAACGAGCACTTCGGCCCCGCGCGCAACCCGTGGAACGCCGAGCACGTGGCGGGCGGGTCGAGCGGTGGGTCGGCATCGGCGGTGGCGGCCGGGCTCTGCGCCGCATCGATCGGGACTGACACGCGCGGGTCGATCCGCATCCCGGCGGCCTGCTGCGGGGTGACGGGGTTCAAGCCGACCTACGGACTCCTGCCTAACGACGGCATCGTCCCGCTGTCGCCGTCGCTCGACCACGTGGGACCCATCACCCACACGGTCGCCGACGCCGCGCTCCTCGTCGCCGTGATGACCGGGACCAAGCCGGGGCTCGAACGCTTCGTGAAGGCGCTCCGCACCAGCAGCAAGGGGATCGTGCTCGGCGTCTCCGAGTACCACCTGCGCGACCTGGACGGCGAGATCGGCAAGGCGATCGACAAGGCGCTCAAGGTGCTGCGCCCGCTGGTGAAGGACATCCGCGACGTCGACATCCCCGCCCTCGACGGGGCGCAGGAGGCGTCGGGGATCATCACGGCGTCCGAGGCGATCGCCTACCACGATCGTTACCTCAAGCACAACCCGGCCGCCTACGGCCCCCTGGTGCGCAAGCGCCTCGAGGGGGGCTACAAGCACAGCGCGCTCGACTACCTCAACGCGATGGCCAAGCGTGAGGCGGTGCGGGCGGCCTTCGCCCAGACGTTCACCGAGGTCGACGTCCTCGTGGGCGCGACGCTCCCCGCGCTCCCGCCGCGCGTCGACGAGGACTTCGTGCACATCGACGGCAAGGAGGAGAACACGGTCGAAGCGTTCACCCGCTTCAATGCTCCGCAGAACCTGGCCGGGCTCCCCGCCATCAGCGTCCCCTGCGGCCTCGCCAAGGGGCTGCCGATCGGGTTGCAGTTCTTCGGCCCAGAAGGCGGCGACGAGGTGGTGCTGACCATGGCCTCGGCCTTCCAGCGCGAGACGCACTGGCACCAGCGCCGCCCCCCCATCGCCCGCTAG
- a CDS encoding 4a-hydroxytetrahydrobiopterin dehydratase: MPASPLLSDIEIQRELGSLPGWARRGGTLVKTYTFPAFPAGIDWIRRAADAAESMSHHPDIDIRYTRITVTLSTHDSGGITTKDLALARALDAL, from the coding sequence ATGCCCGCGTCACCCCTGCTCTCCGACATTGAAATCCAGCGCGAACTCGGCTCCCTGCCGGGATGGGCACGGCGTGGAGGGACGCTGGTGAAGACCTACACGTTCCCTGCCTTTCCCGCCGGGATCGACTGGATACGACGCGCCGCGGATGCGGCCGAGTCGATGAGCCACCATCCGGACATCGACATCCGCTACACCCGCATCACCGTGACGCTCTCCACGCACGACAGCGGCGGGATCACCACCAAGGACCTCGCGCTGGCCCGCGCGCTCGACGCGCTCTGA